From Cognatishimia sp. WU-CL00825, a single genomic window includes:
- a CDS encoding BCCT family transporter, translating into MTETNKSLDPDPRVLDFETEFELGRDNVRPFGLDIHNPVFLISSILIFAFVLISLANQEASASFFGWLRPWLTSTFDWFLVLSVDAITLFCLALVVLPVGKVRIGGKDAKPDYTYAGWIAMMFAAGIGIGLLFFGVLEPVYYNFAEGGNANPLGIDSTQPGNEYIGVVGTIHHWGLEGWAVYAAVGLSLAIFCYNLGLPLTLRSAFYPLLGEKVWGWWGHMIDTLAVFATLFGLTTSLGLGARQVAAGLNEVFGIEPTSTVVVLLIIGITLIALCSVLLGMDAGVKRLSEINMIMAVGLFIFVILVTGVGNAVSRYFNVMVDYVLLLPQLSNPFGREDTSYFHGWTTFYWAWWIAWSPFVGMFIARISKGRTVREFVICALLAPTAVCALWMSTFGGAAIDMLNAGGAEGVKATVIDSYAPEGALFGFLKELPLYSIVAPVSLVLIIIFFVTSSDSGSLVIDTITAGGKMDAPVVQRIFWCTLEGLVAIALLLGGGLSALQGAAVSTGIPFTLVVLMMCYCLWLALKSERAKM; encoded by the coding sequence ATGACAGAAACGAACAAATCATTAGACCCTGATCCAAGGGTTCTGGATTTTGAGACAGAATTTGAGCTGGGAAGAGATAATGTTAGGCCGTTTGGGCTCGATATTCATAACCCAGTTTTCCTCATTTCAAGCATATTGATCTTTGCGTTTGTGCTGATCTCATTGGCCAATCAAGAGGCCTCCGCAAGTTTTTTTGGCTGGCTGCGCCCTTGGCTGACCAGCACCTTTGACTGGTTTTTGGTGCTTTCCGTTGATGCCATTACCCTATTTTGCCTGGCGCTGGTGGTGCTTCCTGTTGGAAAAGTTCGGATCGGCGGTAAAGACGCTAAACCCGACTACACCTATGCAGGTTGGATCGCGATGATGTTTGCCGCCGGAATTGGCATTGGCCTGTTGTTTTTTGGTGTTCTTGAGCCGGTTTATTACAATTTCGCTGAAGGCGGGAATGCCAACCCGTTGGGAATCGATAGCACGCAACCTGGAAATGAATACATCGGTGTTGTTGGGACAATCCATCATTGGGGGCTCGAAGGCTGGGCAGTTTATGCGGCCGTGGGTCTGAGCCTGGCGATTTTCTGCTATAACCTCGGATTGCCATTGACGCTGCGCTCTGCTTTTTACCCGCTTTTGGGAGAAAAAGTCTGGGGCTGGTGGGGTCACATGATCGATACCCTTGCCGTCTTTGCAACGCTATTTGGTCTGACGACGTCTTTGGGACTTGGTGCGCGGCAAGTGGCCGCTGGATTGAACGAAGTGTTTGGAATCGAACCGACCTCGACTGTGGTTGTGTTGCTGATCATTGGCATCACGCTTATTGCGCTTTGTTCAGTTTTGCTTGGCATGGATGCCGGTGTGAAACGGCTGTCTGAGATCAACATGATTATGGCCGTCGGCCTGTTCATTTTTGTGATTTTGGTCACCGGCGTTGGAAATGCTGTTTCGCGCTATTTCAATGTGATGGTTGACTACGTGTTGCTATTGCCCCAGCTTTCAAACCCATTTGGGCGAGAGGACACCAGTTATTTCCACGGTTGGACAACCTTCTATTGGGCGTGGTGGATTGCCTGGTCGCCGTTTGTTGGCATGTTTATTGCGCGCATTTCCAAGGGACGTACCGTGCGCGAATTCGTGATTTGTGCGTTGCTGGCCCCAACCGCGGTCTGTGCTTTGTGGATGTCAACATTTGGCGGTGCCGCAATCGACATGTTGAACGCCGGTGGCGCTGAAGGTGTCAAAGCAACTGTGATTGATAGCTACGCGCCAGAAGGAGCTCTTTTTGGTTTCCTGAAAGAGCTTCCGCTTTACAGCATTGTCGCGCCGGTATCCTTGGTGTTGATCATTATCTTCTTTGTGACCTCATCTGACAGTGGCAGTCTGGTGATTGATACGATCACAGCTGGCGGAAAAATGGATGCGCCGGTTGTTCAGCGGATCTTCTGGTGCACCTTGGAAGGCCTGGTTGCGATTGCTTTGCTGCTTGGCGGCGGATTAAGCGCGCTTCAAGGGGCAGCGGTTTCAACCGGAATACCGTTTACGCTTGTCGTATTGATGATGTGTTACTGCCTATGGCTTGCGCTGAAATCTGAACGCGCAAAAATGTAA
- the pnp gene encoding polyribonucleotide nucleotidyltransferase → MFNECKKSMQWGEETLTLETGKVARQADGTVIATLGETRVMANVTFAKTQKPGQDFFPLTVHYQEKYYAAGKVPGGFFKREARPTEKETLTARLIDRPIRPLFVDGFKNEVLVMCTVLSHDLVNDPDMVAMIAASAALTISGAPFMGPIAAARVGFEAGEYVLNPQVDDMQDLRNNPDQRLDLVVAGTKDAVMMVESEAYELTEAEMLGAVKFAHEAIQPVIDLIIDLAEETAKEPFEFAAPDYADLYEAVKAAGETQMRAAFALTDKQERTAAVSAARDVIKAALSEEQLDDANLGSALKKLEASILRGDVVKTGKRIDGRATDTVRAISAETGFLPRTHGSALFTRGETQGLVVTTLGTGDDEQIIDALHGNFRSNFMLHYNFPPYSVGEVGRVGGPGRREIGHGKLAWRALQAVLPAATDFPYTVRVVSEITESNGSSSMASVCGGSLSMMDAGVPLKSAVAGVAMGLILEDDGDYAILTDILGDEDHLGDMDFKVAGTENGITSLQMDIKVAGITPEIMEKALAQAKDGRLHILEEMNKALSGTSDFSVHAPRIETMNIPTDKIREVIGSGGKVIREIVEVSGAKVDINDEGVIKIASPNGESIKKAYDMIHSIVAEPEEGAVYTGKVVKIVDFGAFVNFFGKRDGLVHVSQIENRRLNHPSDVLKEGQEVKVKLLGFDDRGKVRLSMKIVDQETGEEIVAEKKEKTES, encoded by the coding sequence ATGTTCAACGAATGTAAGAAGTCGATGCAGTGGGGCGAAGAGACCCTCACACTGGAAACGGGTAAAGTGGCCCGCCAAGCAGACGGCACTGTAATCGCCACTTTGGGCGAAACCCGTGTTATGGCCAACGTGACGTTTGCCAAGACGCAAAAGCCTGGTCAGGATTTCTTCCCTCTGACTGTGCACTACCAAGAGAAATACTATGCCGCAGGTAAAGTACCTGGCGGTTTCTTTAAGCGCGAAGCGCGCCCAACTGAAAAAGAAACACTGACAGCCCGCCTGATCGACCGTCCGATCCGCCCGCTGTTCGTGGATGGCTTCAAAAACGAAGTTCTGGTCATGTGTACTGTATTGTCACACGACCTAGTCAATGACCCAGACATGGTTGCGATGATCGCGGCTTCTGCTGCGCTGACCATTTCCGGTGCCCCATTCATGGGTCCAATCGCAGCAGCACGTGTTGGTTTCGAAGCGGGTGAATACGTTCTGAACCCACAAGTTGACGACATGCAGGACCTGCGCAACAACCCTGATCAACGTCTTGATCTGGTTGTGGCTGGTACCAAAGATGCCGTCATGATGGTTGAATCCGAGGCCTACGAACTGACCGAAGCAGAAATGCTGGGTGCGGTTAAGTTTGCGCACGAGGCAATCCAGCCAGTTATCGACCTGATCATTGATCTGGCCGAAGAGACTGCAAAAGAGCCGTTTGAATTCGCAGCACCTGACTATGCTGATTTGTACGAAGCGGTTAAAGCAGCAGGCGAAACCCAAATGCGCGCGGCTTTTGCTTTGACCGACAAGCAAGAGCGCACTGCAGCTGTTTCCGCGGCACGTGACGTGATCAAAGCTGCATTGAGCGAAGAGCAACTTGACGATGCGAACCTGGGTTCTGCATTGAAAAAGCTTGAAGCAAGCATTCTGCGCGGTGACGTTGTCAAAACTGGCAAACGTATCGACGGTCGTGCGACAGACACGGTTCGGGCAATCTCTGCTGAAACTGGCTTCTTGCCACGTACACACGGGTCTGCATTGTTCACACGCGGCGAAACACAGGGCTTGGTTGTAACCACTCTGGGTACCGGCGACGACGAACAAATCATCGACGCATTGCACGGTAACTTCCGTAGCAACTTTATGCTGCACTATAACTTCCCTCCATACTCTGTGGGTGAAGTTGGTCGTGTGGGTGGCCCAGGCCGTCGCGAAATCGGTCACGGTAAACTGGCATGGCGCGCGTTGCAGGCAGTTCTGCCAGCGGCAACCGACTTCCCTTACACAGTTCGTGTTGTTTCTGAGATCACTGAATCCAACGGTTCATCTTCGATGGCGTCCGTTTGTGGTGGCTCTTTGTCCATGATGGACGCAGGCGTACCGCTGAAATCCGCAGTTGCGGGCGTTGCGATGGGTCTGATCCTGGAAGACGATGGCGACTATGCGATCCTAACCGACATCTTGGGTGACGAAGATCACCTAGGTGACATGGACTTTAAAGTGGCTGGTACCGAAAACGGCATCACGTCATTGCAAATGGATATCAAGGTTGCAGGTATTACACCTGAGATCATGGAAAAAGCACTGGCACAGGCGAAAGACGGTCGCTTACACATCTTGGAAGAGATGAACAAAGCTCTGTCTGGCACCTCTGACTTCTCTGTGCACGCACCTCGCATCGAAACGATGAACATACCAACGGACAAAATCCGTGAGGTTATCGGTTCTGGCGGTAAAGTGATCCGTGAAATCGTCGAAGTGTCTGGCGCAAAGGTCGACATCAACGACGAAGGCGTCATCAAGATTGCATCGCCAAACGGCGAGTCGATCAAGAAAGCCTATGACATGATCCACTCTATCGTGGCAGAGCCAGAAGAAGGCGCGGTTTATACTGGTAAAGTTGTTAAGATTGTCGACTTCGGTGCATTCGTGAACTTCTTTGGTAAACGCGATGGCCTTGTCCACGTGTCCCAAATCGAAAACCGCCGCTTGAACCACCCATCTGACGTTCTGAAAGAAGGTCAAGAAGTGAAAGTTAAGCTGCTGGGCTTTGACGATCGTGGCAAAGTACGCCTGTCGATGAAAATCGTCGATCAGGAAACTGGCGAAGAGATCGTTGCTGAGAAAAAAGAAAAGACTGAAAGCTAA
- a CDS encoding peroxiredoxin — translation MGLRINDVVPDFTAETDQGEISFHDWIGESWAILFSHPKDFTPVCTTEFSAVAQLADEWAKRGTKVIGVSVDGVQEHKGWKKDIEAYGNAPAGFPIIADGELKVSKLFDMLPAEAYLPDGRTPADSATVRSVFIIGPDKQLKLSMTYPMTVGRNFAEILRALDGLQMSSKGVATPANWVPGEDVIIPPTVSNEDAKAKFGEFETIFPYLRKTKAPN, via the coding sequence ATGGGACTAAGAATTAATGACGTTGTGCCGGATTTCACGGCGGAAACCGACCAAGGAGAAATCTCGTTCCATGATTGGATCGGGGAGTCTTGGGCAATTTTATTCTCACACCCCAAGGATTTCACACCCGTCTGTACCACCGAGTTTTCGGCCGTCGCGCAGTTGGCCGATGAATGGGCGAAGCGTGGCACCAAGGTTATTGGCGTTTCCGTGGACGGTGTCCAAGAGCACAAGGGCTGGAAGAAAGATATCGAAGCCTATGGCAATGCTCCTGCAGGCTTTCCAATCATCGCAGATGGGGAACTGAAGGTTTCAAAGCTATTTGATATGTTGCCTGCCGAAGCATATTTGCCTGATGGCCGCACGCCCGCTGATAGCGCAACTGTGCGATCGGTCTTCATCATCGGCCCTGATAAGCAGCTCAAGCTATCAATGACCTATCCCATGACGGTGGGCCGCAATTTTGCTGAGATTTTACGCGCGCTAGATGGTCTGCAAATGTCCAGCAAAGGCGTGGCAACTCCTGCGAACTGGGTGCCAGGCGAAGACGTGATTATTCCGCCAACTGTCAGCAATGAGGACGCTAAGGCAAAGTTTGGCGAATTCGAAACAATCTTTCCCTACCTGCGCAAAACCAAAGCACCGAATTGA
- a CDS encoding RluA family pseudouridine synthase: MSQITPYDPPLDPLEILHEDRDIVVVNKPAGLLSVPGRGAHLADCLLTRLQSAFPDALLVHRLDRDTSGIIVFALTPHAQRNLSMQFEKRSTKKTYVARLEGLLAPKTGTVDLPLIVDWPNRPLQKVCQETGKPALTDWRVLRQGDGETRVRLSPKTGRSHQLRVHMLALGHVILGDPLYAKGRALEHPRLMLHSEELRIKHPENGKGLSFRSKADF; encoded by the coding sequence ATGAGCCAAATAACCCCATATGATCCGCCTTTAGATCCGCTAGAAATTTTGCACGAAGACCGCGACATCGTAGTGGTCAACAAACCCGCTGGCCTGCTGTCTGTTCCTGGCCGCGGCGCGCATTTGGCCGATTGCCTTTTGACACGGCTGCAATCTGCATTTCCAGATGCATTGCTGGTGCACAGGCTGGATCGTGACACCTCGGGCATCATTGTTTTTGCGCTCACACCGCATGCGCAGCGTAATCTTTCCATGCAATTTGAGAAACGCAGTACAAAGAAAACCTATGTGGCGCGGCTGGAGGGTCTGTTAGCGCCTAAAACGGGTACAGTTGATCTGCCGTTGATTGTGGACTGGCCCAACCGTCCCTTGCAAAAGGTTTGCCAAGAGACGGGCAAACCTGCGCTCACAGATTGGCGTGTCCTACGTCAGGGTGACGGGGAAACACGTGTGCGCTTATCACCCAAAACTGGCCGCAGCCATCAATTGCGCGTGCATATGCTGGCTTTGGGTCACGTCATTCTTGGAGACCCGCTTTATGCAAAGGGACGCGCATTAGAGCATCCGCGCCTAATGCTGCATTCTGAAGAGTTGCGCATCAAGCATCCGGAAAACGGTAAAGGCTTGTCCTTTCGGTCAAAAGCAGACTTTTGA
- the rarD gene encoding EamA family transporter RarD produces the protein MTKTSAPSVNQDSPQGLVLAVMAYVLWGFLPLYLKMLDHVSPAEVVAHRVIWSIPVAAAVLILMRRTDTLRVAIQNPRMLGMACLTAVLISLNWGIYVYSISVGRVADAALGYYINPLFSMFLGAVLLGERPNRPQVIAIVLAAIAVLILFVLAARPPWVPLGLTVSWGFYAYFKKSLPIGPNQGFLLEVLILSVPAVFYIVYLSIVGGGNFASVPTDTLLLLGCGVVTAVPLLLYANGAKKIRLSTAGILQYIAPSMIFIFAVFVFGEEIDFGRKIAFPLIWLALIIYSSAMLRDMRKT, from the coding sequence ATGACCAAAACATCCGCACCTTCAGTCAATCAAGACTCTCCCCAGGGGCTTGTTCTGGCGGTCATGGCTTACGTGTTGTGGGGGTTTTTACCACTCTATCTGAAAATGCTAGACCACGTTTCGCCAGCCGAAGTAGTGGCGCATCGGGTCATCTGGTCGATTCCTGTTGCGGCGGCTGTTCTGATTCTTATGCGCCGGACCGACACATTGCGTGTCGCCATTCAAAACCCACGCATGTTGGGAATGGCCTGTTTGACGGCGGTGCTGATCTCCTTGAATTGGGGCATCTACGTCTATTCAATATCTGTTGGCCGAGTCGCCGATGCTGCATTAGGGTATTACATCAATCCGTTGTTTTCGATGTTTCTGGGCGCAGTGCTTTTGGGAGAAAGACCAAATCGCCCGCAGGTAATCGCCATCGTTCTGGCGGCGATTGCTGTTTTGATTTTGTTTGTTTTGGCCGCGCGCCCCCCCTGGGTACCTCTTGGCTTGACTGTTTCTTGGGGCTTTTATGCCTATTTCAAAAAATCGCTTCCCATTGGTCCGAATCAAGGGTTCTTGCTAGAGGTTTTGATCCTATCGGTGCCCGCGGTTTTCTATATAGTCTATCTTTCGATTGTCGGCGGCGGCAACTTTGCTTCTGTGCCAACGGATACCTTACTGTTGTTGGGATGTGGTGTTGTGACGGCTGTACCGCTTTTGCTCTATGCAAATGGGGCAAAGAAAATACGGCTCTCGACCGCCGGTATTTTGCAATACATTGCGCCAAGTATGATTTTCATCTTTGCGGTCTTTGTGTTTGGTGAAGAGATCGACTTTGGGCGAAAAATTGCATTTCCGCTGATCTGGCTGGCCCTTATCATTTACTCAAGCGCGATGCTGCGAGACATGCGCAAGACCTAA
- a CDS encoding FAD-dependent oxidoreductase: protein MSNIPTKARVVIVGGGVIGCSVAYHLAKKGWTDIVLLERKQLTSGTTWHAAGLIAQLRATKNMTKLAKYSQELYGTLEAETGVATGFKRNGSITVALTEERKEEIYRQAAMARAFGVEVNEISNERVLELYPHINLEGIKAAVHLPLDGQGDPGNIALALAKGAKQRGALIKERTKVTGFVKEGPKVTGVEWQSDDGAEIGTIECDMIVNCGGMWGREVGKMAGTSVPLQACEHFYIVTENIDGMTQLPVLRVPDEYAYYKEDAGKILLGAFEPEAKPWAVNGIPENFEFDQLPEDFDHFEPILEMAVDRVPLLAEAGIHTFFNGPESFTPDDAYHLGLAPEMENVWVAAGFNSIGIQSAGGAGMALAEWMDAGEKPFDLGDVDISRMQPFQSNAQYLKERSKETLGLLFKDHFPFKQKETARGVRRSPVHHHLLERGAVMGEFSGWERANWIAEPGQKAEYQYSWKRQNFFANVAKEHRAIRENVGMYDMSSFGKIRVEGKDATAFMNYIGGGQYDVPVGKIVYTQFLNQTGGIEADVTVTRLSETAYLVVTPAATRLADQTWMRRNQGNFNVVITDVTAGEAVLAVMGPNSRKLLEMVTPNDFSNAVNPFGTAQEIELGMGLARVHRVTYVGELGWEVYVSSDMAGHAFETLWQAGESMDLKLCGMHMMDTARIEKGYRHFGHDITCEDHVIDAGLGFAVKTDKPDFIGRGAVLDRKESGPQSRMLQFKLADSEPLLYHNEPILRDGEVVGYLTSGAYGHHLGAAIGLGYVPCAGEKPAELLASQFEIDVMGTRVKAEASLKPLYDPTSARVKA, encoded by the coding sequence ATGAGCAACATACCTACCAAAGCGCGTGTCGTTATCGTCGGGGGTGGCGTTATTGGGTGCTCTGTCGCCTATCACTTAGCAAAAAAGGGCTGGACTGACATTGTATTGCTGGAGCGTAAACAACTGACGTCAGGCACAACATGGCATGCCGCTGGCTTGATTGCGCAGCTGCGCGCAACCAAAAATATGACCAAACTCGCAAAGTACAGCCAAGAACTCTATGGCACACTAGAAGCGGAAACAGGCGTTGCAACGGGATTTAAGCGAAACGGGTCTATCACTGTTGCGTTGACCGAAGAACGCAAGGAAGAAATCTATCGTCAGGCTGCCATGGCCCGCGCCTTTGGCGTCGAGGTCAACGAGATCTCTAACGAACGCGTTTTGGAACTTTATCCGCACATAAATCTTGAAGGCATCAAGGCCGCTGTGCATCTGCCGCTGGATGGGCAGGGGGACCCTGGCAACATTGCATTGGCCTTGGCAAAAGGGGCCAAACAGCGCGGCGCATTGATCAAAGAGCGCACAAAAGTCACAGGCTTTGTCAAGGAGGGCCCTAAGGTAACGGGCGTTGAATGGCAATCGGATGACGGGGCGGAAATTGGTACTATCGAGTGTGATATGATCGTGAACTGCGGTGGCATGTGGGGCCGCGAAGTTGGTAAAATGGCGGGCACTAGCGTTCCACTTCAGGCCTGCGAGCACTTCTATATTGTCACTGAAAACATTGACGGCATGACGCAATTGCCAGTATTGCGCGTGCCGGATGAATACGCGTATTACAAAGAAGATGCGGGCAAAATTTTGCTGGGCGCTTTTGAACCAGAGGCCAAGCCTTGGGCCGTCAATGGCATTCCAGAAAACTTTGAATTTGACCAATTGCCCGAAGATTTTGATCATTTTGAACCGATTCTAGAGATGGCTGTAGACCGTGTTCCGTTGCTCGCCGAGGCCGGAATACACACTTTTTTCAACGGACCGGAATCGTTTACGCCAGATGACGCCTATCATCTGGGCCTGGCACCAGAAATGGAAAATGTCTGGGTGGCGGCTGGCTTCAATTCGATCGGTATTCAGTCTGCAGGTGGCGCTGGAATGGCGCTTGCAGAGTGGATGGACGCTGGTGAAAAGCCGTTTGATCTTGGCGATGTTGACATCAGCCGTATGCAGCCGTTCCAGAGCAACGCCCAATATTTGAAAGAGCGGTCCAAAGAAACACTCGGCTTGCTTTTCAAAGACCATTTTCCATTCAAACAGAAAGAAACTGCACGTGGCGTGCGTCGTTCGCCAGTCCATCATCATTTGCTAGAGCGTGGTGCTGTGATGGGTGAATTTTCCGGCTGGGAACGTGCAAACTGGATCGCCGAACCGGGGCAAAAAGCCGAATACCAATACAGTTGGAAGCGGCAAAATTTCTTTGCAAATGTCGCTAAGGAACACCGTGCAATCCGTGAAAACGTCGGCATGTATGACATGTCGTCATTTGGCAAAATCCGCGTGGAAGGCAAAGACGCAACTGCCTTTATGAACTATATAGGCGGTGGACAATATGACGTTCCAGTTGGCAAGATTGTCTATACGCAATTTCTAAACCAAACCGGTGGAATCGAAGCTGATGTGACCGTGACTAGGTTAAGCGAGACGGCTTATCTTGTGGTGACCCCTGCAGCGACCCGCCTTGCTGACCAAACATGGATGCGGCGCAACCAGGGGAATTTCAATGTAGTTATTACCGATGTGACCGCTGGCGAAGCTGTCTTGGCGGTGATGGGCCCCAATTCTCGCAAACTGCTTGAAATGGTAACACCCAACGATTTTTCCAACGCGGTCAACCCGTTTGGCACTGCTCAAGAAATCGAACTTGGAATGGGCTTAGCCCGCGTTCATCGCGTTACTTATGTCGGCGAGCTTGGTTGGGAGGTCTATGTGTCCTCAGACATGGCTGGCCATGCGTTTGAAACCCTATGGCAGGCCGGTGAATCCATGGATCTTAAATTGTGTGGCATGCACATGATGGACACGGCGCGTATAGAAAAAGGCTATCGTCATTTCGGACATGATATCACTTGCGAGGATCATGTGATCGACGCGGGGCTTGGATTTGCGGTTAAGACCGACAAACCTGATTTCATTGGTCGTGGTGCTGTTCTGGACCGCAAAGAAAGCGGCCCACAAAGCCGAATGCTACAGTTCAAATTAGCGGATTCGGAGCCACTGTTGTATCACAACGAACCGATTTTGCGGGATGGCGAAGTCGTCGGATACTTGACGTCTGGGGCTTATGGGCATCACCTTGGTGCTGCAATTGGGCTGGGTTATGTGCCTTGCGCCGGTGAAAAGCCAGCCGAACTGCTAGCCTCGCAATTTGAAATTGATGTGATGGGCACACGGGTCAAAGCAGAAGCATCTTTGAAGCCCTTGTATGACCCAACGTCGGCGCGCGTAAAAGCTTGA
- a CDS encoding helix-turn-helix domain-containing protein, whose product MKITEPHPNWHIDIIVADGFVLTEMAAVVDTLRIANRVSALPPFGWTYRSKDGGVVAASCDAFVHTEPYTNRPDANYAFVIGNSNPDCPALALGSVISSYTCRQGQVFLLAEAASRYIKDSGTDASVFTTHWENAEFLKERSRHLEPNTAIASEHGGVITCAGMETTVDVSLALIGRHVSSATKLTVANILLHDKIRDFSTQQPFSGTKGTSTGDRDLDQCIEIMQANFEDPLPIGELVGVMGMSNRSLERKFKSHLGTTPNTFYRELRLAKANNLLVNTNMTVREVGLACGFSNGFSGLYKSVYGMTPLALRKRRRAS is encoded by the coding sequence ATGAAAATAACGGAACCCCATCCTAACTGGCACATAGACATAATTGTTGCCGATGGCTTCGTTCTGACCGAGATGGCCGCCGTGGTCGACACGCTGCGTATTGCCAACCGGGTTAGTGCGTTGCCGCCATTTGGGTGGACTTACCGTTCAAAAGACGGAGGCGTCGTAGCGGCAAGCTGCGACGCATTTGTGCATACAGAGCCATATACAAATAGACCTGACGCGAATTATGCTTTCGTGATTGGAAACTCTAATCCCGATTGTCCGGCGTTGGCGCTTGGATCGGTTATCTCGTCCTATACATGCCGCCAGGGACAGGTTTTTTTACTTGCCGAAGCTGCCAGCCGGTACATCAAAGACAGTGGAACCGATGCCTCGGTCTTTACAACGCATTGGGAAAACGCTGAATTCTTAAAAGAGCGCTCGCGACACCTTGAACCAAACACCGCCATTGCTTCGGAGCACGGCGGCGTCATCACCTGTGCCGGCATGGAGACCACGGTTGATGTGTCATTGGCGCTGATTGGTCGGCATGTTTCGTCGGCCACCAAGTTGACCGTCGCCAACATTTTACTGCACGACAAGATCCGTGATTTCTCTACGCAGCAACCCTTCTCTGGGACCAAAGGTACCAGCACGGGTGATCGGGACCTGGATCAGTGTATTGAAATCATGCAAGCCAATTTTGAAGATCCGTTGCCCATTGGCGAGCTTGTCGGCGTGATGGGCATGTCTAACCGTTCACTTGAGCGCAAATTTAAATCTCATTTGGGGACCACACCGAATACCTTCTACCGAGAACTCCGCCTTGCAAAAGCTAATAATCTCTTGGTGAATACCAATATGACTGTGCGCGAAGTTGGCCTGGCATGCGGGTTTTCTAATGGATTTTCGGGCCTTTACAAAAGCGTGTATGGAATGACACCTCTGGCTTTGCGAAAGCGTCGCCGCGCAAGCTAG